The following proteins are encoded in a genomic region of Rattus rattus isolate New Zealand chromosome 2, Rrattus_CSIRO_v1, whole genome shotgun sequence:
- the LOC116894505 gene encoding zinc finger protein 541: MEPYSLGEEGALPSEGHLPSFSESQGLNCSDTLNRDLGPSTRDLLYAGLSGLDLDPSLSTSDMPSEVLEDNLDTLSLYSGKDSDSVKLLEEYADSESQTSLQDLGLGTLKVPKEADEGGRATGSTRKGKRQHSSPQNPLLDCSLCGKVFSSASSLSKHYLTHSQERKHVCKVCSKAFKRQDHLTGHMLTHQKTKPFVCIEQGCSKSYCDYRSLRRHYEVQHGVCILKEAPPEEESYGDPTHNHDVANQPPPSGLRSLGPPEARSPGSVLPNRDLLRCIVSSIVHQKIPSPGPAVGSSDTEARSSACACPTSLGSSSCTPASTPVAPGTLGSEIPEETHPPRKEAATEMFTAVQSRAAENGAPDPPESELESESPRLQRPSSLEGWPEGSSLPACLPLFRGHSVPSGSQPSSHNFQWLRNLPSCPKNKSSNVFMVHKPSAVASREGSEGSSGPSSTPASVEPSPSLGTSQEDLLPFPPALLKAPSEASSEVRQVAGEDETWAPKKCKPDCESFPWQSPTELGLQDAQNPGGLPSDATPLFRQLFMKSQESLVSHEQMQVLQMIAKSQRIFSHTQVATAAAQRPGPEGKQSTLKPLQGSWPPQTLPPVPTVDSFQIGPGHSEPEGSPVRRRKTMPAVSRETSPGGPRRDTKGGPKVASAPPSLTGPALHPSRNPDNSSLAKGTLDLGDIIPSAGSRQSQLGGDEPSGTQLVGKQGQGENGLASGAMRGEKGPACPRGGGYRLFSGHPRAQRFSGFRKEKVKMDVCCAASPSQVAMASFSSAGPLADPPRDMKSKLTIFNRIQGGNIYRLPHPVKEESLAGGCHQPNGAPTDWMESKSTFVCKNCSQMFYTEKGLSSHMCFHSDQWPSPRGKQEQQGQEKDGEERDSKESSQYRKRKKRPQPKALFAPPAPSALGEPGPGGCHQSCLRSPVFLVDHLLKGLFQCSPYTPPPMLSPIREGSGLYFNTLCSTSRAGPHLVSPVLGE, translated from the exons ATGGAGCCATACAGTCTTGGAGAAGAGGGAGCACTTCCATCAGAAGGGCATCTCCCATCCTTCTCTGAGAGTCAAGGGCTCAACTGCAGTGACACACTCAACCGGGACCTGGGCCCCAGCACACGGGACCTGCTCTATGCTGGCTTAAGCGGTTTGGACCTTGACCCCAGTCTCTCCACATCAGATATGCCCAGTGAAGTGCTGGAGGACAATCTGGACACCCTGTCCCTATACTCAGGGAAGGACAGTGACTCTGTGAAGCTGCTGGAAGAGTATGCGGACTCCGAATCACAGACCTCCTTACAAG ACCTGGGGCTGGGCACACTCAAGGTGCCTAAAGAGGCTGATGAAGGAGGCAGGGCCACTGGGAGTACAAGGAAAGGCAAGCGGCAGCACAGTTCCCCTCAGAATCCACTCCTGGACTGCAGCCTGTGCGGGAAAGTGTTCAGCAGTGCCAGTTCCCTGAGCAAGCATTACCTGACGCACAGCCAGGAGAGGAAACACGTGTGCAAAGTCTGCAGCAAGGCCTTCAAGCGGCAGGACCACCT GACTGGGCACATGCTCACCCACCAGAAGACCAAGCCCTTTGTGTGCATTGAGCAGGGTTGCAGCAAGAGCTACTGTGACTACCGCTCACTGCGCCGCCACTATGAAGTCCAGCATGGAGTATGCATCCTGAAGGAGGCTCCACCAGAAGAGGAGTCCTATGGGGACCCAACCCACAACCATGATGTGGCCAACCAGCCTCCACCCAGTGGCTTGAGGTCCCTGGGGCCCCCAGAAGCTAGGTCCCCAGGCTCTGTCTTGCCCAACCGAGACCTCCTTCGCTGTATTGTGAGTAGCATCGTCCACCAGAAGATTCCTTCTCCTGGCCCAGCAGTGGGGTCTTCTGATACTGAAGCAAGGAGCTCAGCCTGTGCCTGCCCCACCTCGTTGGGGTCATCATCATGTACACCGGCCAGTACCCCAGTGGCCCCAGGAACCCTGGGCTCTGAGATTCCTGAGGAAACTCATCCCCCACGAAAGGAAGCTGCCACTGAAATGTTCACAGCTGTCCAGTCAAGAGCAGCTGAGAACGGTGCCCCTGATCCACCAGAGTCAGAGTTAGAGTCAGAGTCTCCACGACTTCAACGGCCATCCTCTCTGGAGGGCTGGCCAGAGGGcagctccctgcctgcctgcctgcctctctttaGAGGCCACTCTGTCCCCTCAGGATCCCAGCCTTCCAGCCACAACTTCCAGTGGCTCCGGAACCTGCCCAGCTGTCCCAAGAACAAAAGCAGCAATGTGTTTATGGTCCACAAGCCCTCTGCAGTGGCATCCCGGGAGGGCTCTGAGGGGAGCTCTGGGCCCAGCAGTACCCCTGCCTCAGTGGAGCCTTCACCCAGCCTGGGCACCAGCCAGGAGGACCTGCTGCCATTTCCTCCTGCACTCCTAAAGGCCCCTAGTGAGGCCTCCAGTGAAGTCCGGCAGGTAGCTGGGGAAGATGAAACCTGGGCTCCCAAAAAGTGCAAACCCGACTGTGAGTCATTCCCATGGCAGAGCCCCACTGAGCTTGGGCtccaagatgcacagaacccaGGTGGACTCCCCTCAGATGCCACACCCCTCTTCCGGCAGCTTTTCATGAAGTCACAGGAGTCTCTGGTAAGCCATGAGCAGATGCAGGTGCTCCAAATGATTGCCAAGTCCCAGCGGATCTTCTCCCATACCCAGGTGGCTACAGCCGCAGCCCAGAGACCAGGGCCTGAGGGCAAGCAGTCCACTCTGAAGCCATTGCAGGGGTCATGGCCACCACAAACTCTGCCACCAGTACCCACTGTAGACTCTTTCCAGATAGGCCCTGGACACTCAGAGCCAGAGGGATCCCCAGTCCGCAGGAGGAAAACCATGCCTGCAGTGTCCAGAGAAACATCTCCTGGGGGCCCTAGGCGAGACACAAAAGGAGGCCCCAAAGTGGCCTCTGCACCACCATCCCTcacagggccagctctgcacCCCTCCCGGAATCCAGACAACTCTTCCTTGGCCAAAGGGACCTTGGACCTGGGAGACATTATCCCCAGTGCCGGCTCAAGGCAGTCCCAGTTAGGTGGAGATGAGCCATCTGGAACCCAGCTGGTTGGGAAACAGGGGCAAGGAGAGAATGGCCTGGCTTCGGGGGCCATGAGAGGTGAGAAGGGCCCAGCCTGCCCCCGAGGTGGAGGCTACAGGCTCTTCTCAGGGCACCCCAGGGCCCAGAGATTCTCAGGTTTCCGGAAGGAGAAAGTAAAGATGGATGTGTGCTGTGCAGCTTCTCCCAGCCAAGTGGCCATGGCCTCCTTCTCATCAGCCGGGCCCCTGGCAGATCCACCCAGAGACATGAAGTCCAAGCTGACAATCTTCAACAGAATCCAG GGTGGAAACATCTACAGACTCCCCCATCCAGTGAAGGAAGAGAGCTTGGCAGGCGGATG CCATCAGCCAAATGGGGCTCCCACAGATTGGATGGAGTCAAAGAGCACTTTTGTGTGCAAGAATTGCAGCCAGATGTTTTACACAGAGAAAGGGCTGAGCAGCCACATGTGTTTCCATAGTGACCAGTGGCCATCACCTCGAGGGAAGCAGGAGCAACAG GGACAagaaaaagatggggaagagagagacagcaagGAGAGCAGCCagtacagaaagaggaagaagcgGCCCCAGCCCAAGGCCCTGTTTGCCCCTCCTGCACCCTCTGCCCTTGGGGAGCCAGGCCCAGGAGGGTGCCACCAGAGCTGCCTACGCTCTCCTGTGTTCCTGGTGGACCACCTCCTCAAGGGCTTGTTTCAGTGTTCTCCCTACACACCACCACCTATGCTTAGCCCAATTCGTGAGGGCTCCGGGCTGTACTTCAATACACTCTGCTCCACATCCAGGGCTGGGCCCCACCTCGTCAGCCCTGTACTTGGTGAGTGA